A region from the Linepithema humile isolate Giens D197 chromosome 1, Lhum_UNIL_v1.0, whole genome shotgun sequence genome encodes:
- the LOC105669450 gene encoding uncharacterized protein: MMTVGGFRCQSWTAQQPLHKISADITDEDFPEKSMKLAKNYCRNPTRDPRGPWCYTLEPTVIDDECDVPLCNYEDCIITGSGVEYGGSRSFSVSKRKCKSWNKRYKLGNAKTIKFHNKHFPDGSRAKANNYCRNPDDDTGGPWCYVEEKNYELVEKEYCDIPFCDDKDCLMYSRNASTYSTLTGLNSTYGNISFWIKLWDPLDEQNAEARILLSLLPIPFSARKIAQDWKAGVELLISNSISGQTYPIMNEESLFENTPEILLSSKWTGLWIAWSSGFISFGIHGASKPLIMDEYKMGNSISSLYPDSFLYYGIMGTGVLWSTEFCQKYCESHTTFGSDFLRIWSMQKSNDTQDVHFYVRASRNVEIRLYQSPGALFPCFTIEIGRNNVTSLLYQENEKSIKQHLKDVMIKGLINYWKWKDFTISIFGTQLRLFSQRTYGIEEILDVNHDLLVTLRWFSVGSDETIAHWTLFCPPDTNMVEDPQPPNCIQNAADFQYQGTQWTSAGELPCVPWIAEEVPRDEKIADNFVDKSVVKALNRCRNPSHDPSGPYCYAIPASYAIDVEKRFCPVRICRSSECRMAGTANDYIGTLSTTRSGRTCAKWLSDYDLEQMQRLNTSLITRVASRTPRSIHVKSHWKRSLMEQNVLLGSSSNLSPSRLSNRVVFKPVHRVDRAYLNDSLYPERSVRNASNYCRDPSRNIAGTWCYTTDPLVPQDLCDVRDCEKPEECTFFVKGHGIGRRLYVLPEHRTEGLHFSLKAWEPDQPDSITFVFTADDGFNSRYILKIGALDNEKLLLYYQSEEEEIILVKKKTLPHLLYLGKWSSFVIRIPRGRVLVYYEGAPNPLFEWEHPEPAKAFLPVYYYYNSEKGHAIGVAFDCASRCHIENTQTDRYTRILPLSTWSKEDVVRPSRLMLMIRAKGVVLIPLLLLPATPGFYTLTLGEQGRWIYFLKNTYPSVKVYRKQKALKPIFTTNSWTNITIKWSENTIQVFCNETNVFHYVHREPLIFYFFSLAVDPGSWATWSANCMPSDIDGPPLDGGWSEWGPWACSASCNGGVGTRKRYCNSPEPNVRGEPCIGPSSIMGRCNTIRCGDITDDTTISIKRGIAQNYTALTVKEHESITLPAAPSIVNSIITESPDSEIQWSHNGIFLQNEQHKLEIKNYEIIISKARLNDSGVYTLTVHRIDGTYMIFKVITLAVIPVKESVTIRETLPMHVTCHCAILGYVYSDLKIYWTIDNKTYKDYGITLPAAVNVEHIPSVNRSHHGTWKCVVEQMDLNFKWTTNVIRVKVLDPPNWRTHLMEDKLTRPIFGWMPSEKFVAYSALAIVLFFMCCVIIGSIFYIRFRERLKVNITNIKEKMRTDKSAAEKGKDVTDEAFVKTENENISPDFIELETLHGSYNGRGFRTRKSEGINHGGRSKSHQSKSKEAINKWSRKLLKKTKLAPKAWNSKVKSTRDEMQEKENLISDTDK, from the exons ATGATGACTGTTGGTGGTTTTCGTTGTCAATCATGGACCGCTCAGCAACCACTTCACAAA atTAGTGCGGACATAACTGATGAAGATTTTCCAGAGAAATCTATGAAACTCgcgaaaaattattgtagaaatCCTACTCGAGATCCGAGAGGTCCTTGGTGCTATACGTTAGAACCTACCGTTATTGATGATGAGTGTGATGTTCCGCTTTGTAATTATGAAG ATTGCATTATAACGGGATCGGGTGTTGAATATGGCGGAAGTCGAAGTTTTAGTgtttcaaaaagaaaatgcaaatcGTGGAACAAGAGATATAAACTCGGTAAtgcaaaa ACTATTAAATTTCACAATAAGCATTTTCCAGATGGATCAAGGGCAAAGGCAAATAATTACTGTAGGAATCCGGACGATGATACTGGTGGCCCTTGGTGTTAcgtagaagaaaaaaattatgagttagtagaaaaagaatattgtgATATTCCATTTTGCGATGATAAAG ATTGCTTAATGTATTCACGAAATGCATCAACTTACTCCACATTAACGGGATTAAACAGCACTTACGGAAACATATCTTTTTGGATTAAACTCTGGGATCCTCTTGATGAACAAAAT GCGGAAGCCAGGATTTTGTTAAGTTTGCTTCCAATTCCGTTTTCCGCCAGAAAGATTGCCCAAGATTGGAAAGCAGGAGTAGaacttttaatttcaaacaGTATCAGTGGCCAGACATATCCAATTATGAAT GAGGAGAGCCTTTTTGAAAATACACCCGAAATATTGCTCAGTTCTAAGTGGACTGGTCTGTGGATTGCATGGAGTAGTGGTTTCATATCATTTGGAATACACGGTGCATCCAAACCGTTAATTATGGACGAATATAAAATGGGAAATAGCATTTCGAGTTTATATCCCGACAGTTTTTTGTACTATGGCATTATGGGCACTGGTGTCTTGTGGAGCACAGAGTTTTGTCAAAAGT ATTGTGAAAGTCATACAACATTTGGAAGCGATTTCTTAAGGATTTGGTCGATGCAGAAGAGTAATGACACGCAGGATGTTCATTTTTATGTTCGAGCTAGTCGTAACGTAGAAATACGATTATATCAAAGTCCTGGAGCGCTATTTCCTTGTTTCACA atagAAATTGGGCGCAATAATGTTACATCCTTGCTATATCaagaaaatgagaaatcaATAAAGCAACATTTGAAAGACGTTATGATTAAAGGATTGATAAATTACTGGAAGTGGAAAGATTTTACTATTAG CATTTTTGGCACACAGTTGCGCTTATTTTCGCAACGTACGTATGGAATTGAAGAAATTCTAGATGTGAATCATGATTTATTGGTTACGTTACGTTGGTTCAGCGTTGGGAGCGACGAAACAATAGCGCATTGGACATTGTTCTGTCCACCagata CAAACATGGTAGAAGATCCTCAGCCTCCGAACTGCATTCAAAATGCTGCAGATTTCCAGTATCAAGGAACTCAATGGACAAGTGCAGGGGAACTTCCGTGTGTACCGTGGATAGCAGAAGAG GTGCCACGCGATGAGAAAATAGCCGATAATTTTGTCGATAAGTCTGTAGTGAAAGCTTTAAACAGATGTAGAAATCCAAGTCATGATCCTAGTGGACCGTATTGCTACGCGATTCCCGCTTCGTACGCTATCGATGTTGAAAAACGATTTTGTCCTGTACGAATTTGCCGATCATCag aGTGTCGAATGGCAGGGACTGCTAATGATTACATTGGCACACTGTCGACAACTCGCTCGGGTCGAACTTGCGCAAAATGGTTGAGCGATTACGATCTCGAGCAGATGCAGAGACTGAATACATCATTAATAACGAGAGTTGCTTCTAGAACTCCGAGATCAATTCATGTAAAGTCTCACTGGAAACGTTCTTTGATGGAGCAAAACGTTTTATTGGGATCATCATCGAATCTATCGCCGTCAAGATTATCAAACAGAGTGGTGTTCAAACCTGTTCACAGAGTCGATCGAGCCTATTTAAATGATAGTCTTTATCCTGAACGCAGTGTACGAAATGCTAGCAATTATTGCAGAGATCCCTCGCGCAATATCGCCGGCACATGGTGCTACACGACGGATCCCTTAGTGCCACAAGATCTTTGCGATGTAAGGGATTGCGAAAAGCCgg AGGAGTGTACATTTTTCGTAAAAGGACACGGCATTGGGCGACGTTTATACGTTTTGCCGGAACATCGTACGGAAGGCTTACATTTCTCATTAAAAGCATGGGAACCCGATCAGCCAGATTCCATAACGTTTGTATTTACTGCTGATGATGGATTCAATTCTCGTTACATTCTCAAGATTGGAGCCTTGGATAACGAAAAACTGCTTCTTTATTATCAATCGGAAGAGGAGG aaataattttggtGAAGAAAAAAACGTTACCGCATTTATTGTATCTCGGCAAGTGGAGCAGCTTTGTTATCCGAATACCTCGAGGACGCGTTCTCGTTTATTACGAAGGAGCGCCGAATCCGCTGTTCGAATGGGAGCATCCTGAACCAGCCAAAGCTTTTCTACCCGtctattactattataatagCGAGAAAGGACACGCAATAGGAGTTGCTTTTGACTGCGCCTCAA GATGCCATATAGAGAACACGCAAACCGATCGCTACACCAGAATATTACCATTGTCAACGTGGTCCAAAGAAGACGTGGTCAGACCCAGTAGATTAATGCTGATGATACGCGCCAAGGGTGTCGTCTTAATACCGTTACTTCTGCTGCCTGCAACACCGGG ATTTTACACGCTCACGCTCGGCGAACAGGGTCGGTGgatatattttctgaaaaacaCATATCCCAGCGTGAAAGTTTATCGCAAACAGAAAGCACTCAAACCTATATTTACCACGAATTCCTGGACGAACATTACCATAAA ATGGTCTGAAAATACAATCCAAGTATTCTGCAATGAAACGAACGTGTTCCATTACGTGCACCGTGAGCCGctcattttttactttttctcgCTGGCCGTGGATCCGGGAAGTTGGGCCACGTGGAGTGCAAATTGCATGCCGTCAG ATATAGATGGCCCCCCTTTGGACGGCGGATGGTCGGAATGGGGACCATGGGCGTGTAGCGCTAGCTGCAATGGTGGTGTTGGAACCAGAAAACGATACTGCAATTCACCGGAACCCAACGTGAGGGGCGAGCCTTGCATTGGGCCCAGTAGCATCATGGGACGTTGCAATACGATTCGTTGTGGCGACATAACAGACG ATACCACGATTTCGATTAAAAGGGGAATCGCACAAAATTACACTGCTCTTACTGTAAAAGAACATGAATCGATAACGCTTCCTGCAGCTCCTAGTATCGTGAATTCTATCATAACCGAGTCGCCTGATTCAGAAATACAGTGGTCCCACAAtggaatttttcttcaaaacgAACAgcataaattagaaattaagaaTTACGAAATCa TAATAAGTAAAGCAAGATTGAACGACTCGGGTGTATACACGCTCACCGTGCATCGAATAGATGGGacatatatgatatttaaagTGATAACTTTGGCAGTGATTCCAGTTAAGGAAAGCGTCACAATCCGCGAAACTCTTCCTATGCATGTAACGTGCCACTGTGCGATTCTTGGCTATGTATATTCTGACCTGAAAATTTATTGGACGATCGATAACAAAACGTACAAAGATTATGGCATCACGTTGCCTGCAGCAGTAAATGTCGAGCATATTCCATCTGTAAATAGATCTCATCACGGCACGTGGAAGTGCGTCGTAGAGCAAATGGATCTGAATTTCAAATGGACGACAAATGTGATCCGTGTTAAAG TTCTTGATCCTCCAAATTGGCGTACTCACTTAATGGAGGATAAATTGACACGGCCGATTTTTGGATGGATGCCAAGCGAGAAATTCGTCGCTTACTCAGCGTTGGCTATAGTTCTCTTTTTTATGTGTTGTGTTATCATTGgttccatattttatatcag GTTTCGAGAGCGCTTGAAAGTTAACATAACTAACATAAAAGAGAAGATGCGCACAGATAAATCTGCagcagaaaaaggaaaagatgTCACTGATGAAGCATTTGTAAAAACAGAAAACGAAAACATATCGCCTGACTTTATTGAGCTCGAAACATTACATGGATCATATAATGGACGAGGATTTCGGACAAGAAAGTCGGAAGGCATAAATCATGGCGGCAGGTCGAAATCGCATCAATCAAAGTCCAAAGAAGCAATTAACAAGTGGTCTCGTAAGTTGTTGAAGAAGACTAAATTGGCACCCAAAG CTTGGAATAGTAAAGTTAAATCGACTCGCGATGAAAtgcaagagaaagagaatttgATCAGCGATaccgataaataa
- the GAA1 gene encoding glycosylphosphatidylinositol anchor attachment 1 protein: MGLLTDPRAGTGKIIKLLLKWEKPLCFILYVKGVIWLMLLALPMFNDNTYFSENALLPGLVTKESNLEQISKQYYYELVHEMKRYPDGMPYAWLSAKFSQLYLDVHIHNFSLVYPFQEQKFTGQNIYGIVRAPRASSTEAIVVSAPYRPINSVHLDTAPSIALLLAFAKFCRKQKYWAKDIIFLVTEHEQLGMQAWLDAYHGVTSGQEGILLAGDLSGRAGSIQAAINLEFHAMKITSIDVKIEGLNGQLPNLDLFNLAQNMIAKEGIRQSFQRRFDVNYRNKFKSWWYYFNTLMSMIATQATGVPTGNHGFFHRFGIEAITLEGFERTGKEVGANFYQIGRVVESIVRSLNNLLERFHQSYFFYLLPSTDRYISIGLYMRPLVLIIASVFIKAFSIWQRLQASSSSNDAKDKENETNEQKDNVEQKDNVEQNLSNKIEEFDIGSIASEILWAHMFGVLVMASPRFFTLIGSQMFSLRTEDSLYGGFAALTVLMILWRFNLRRSMRYENISLICIIASIELGTALMCVAMHNFSLALLTAVVYVPVILLITPHHEFASRFRSFQYIAWILLHPFIVSTIVVYVYTYINFPTDTILSLLLRGHRANKQALVFSIMDSMIYGNWLYNVTTAVMTPIWLLFWNVMRSNVVMPMQ, encoded by the exons ATGGGTTTACTTACCGATCCTAGAGCTGGAACTGGCAAAATCATAAAACTGTTATTGAAATGGGAGAAACCgttgtgttttatattatatgtgaaAGGAGTTATATGGTTAATGCTGTTAGCATTACCAATGTTTAACGATA ATACTTACTTCTCTGAGAATGCTTTGTTACCTGGATTAGTTACGAAAGAGAGTAATCTAGAACAAATATCAAAGCAATACTATTATGAACTAGTTCACGAAATGAAGAGATATCCAGATGGTATGCCTTATGCATGGCTCTCAGCTAAATTCAGTCAGCTTTACTTAGATGTACATATCCATAACTTTTCCTTGGTTTATCCATTTCAGGAACAAAAG tttacaggacaaaatatttatggcATCGTTAGAGCTCCACGGGCGTCTAGCACTGAGGCTATTGTAGTCAGTGCACCGTATAGGCCAATTAATAGCGTTCATTTAGACACTGCACCTTCGATAGCATTATTACTTGCATTTGCAAAGTTTTGCAGAA AACAAAAGTACTGGGCAAaggatataatatttcttgtaaCAGAACATGAACAATTGGGCATGCAAGCGTGGCTGGACGCGTATCATGGTGTTACTAGCGGACAAGAAGGAATATTGCTAGCAGGAGATTTATCAGGAAGAGCTGGATCTATTCAAGCTGCTATCAATTTAGAATTTCATGCAATGAAAATTACATCGATTGATGTCAAG ATAGAAGGTTTGAATGGACAGTTGCCCAATCTGGATCTTTTTAATCTAGCACAAAATATGATAGCCAAAGAAGGAATTCGACAATCTTTCCAACGTCGATTCGATGtcaattacagaaataaatttaaaagctggtggtattattttaatacattaatgaGTATGATAGCGACTCAAGCCACTGGGGTTCCAACTGGTAATCATGGATTCTTCCACAG ATTTGGCATAGAAGCCATTACATTAGAAGGTTTTGAGAGAACTGGGAAAGAGGTAggagcaaatttttatcagataGGACGTGTAGTCGAAAGTATAGTGCGAtcacttaataatttattagaacgTTTCCATCAATCATATTTCTTCTATCTATTGCCCTCCACTGATCGATATATCTCTATTG GATTATATATGCGACCTTTGGTTTTGATAATTGCAAGTGTATTCATAAAAGCCTTTTCTATTTGGCAAAGATTGCAGGCGTCAAGTAGTTCAAATGATGCAAAAGACAAAGAAAATGAGACAAATGAGCAAAAGGACAACGTCGAGCAAAAGGACAACGTCGAACAAAACTTATCGAACAAG ATTGAGGAATTCGATATTGGCAGTATCGCTTCTGAAATATTATGGGCACACATGTTTGGCGTATTAGTAATGGCCTCACCCCGATTTTTCACCTTAATCGGGTCACAGATGTTCAGCTTGCGCACAGAGGACTCATTATATGGCGGTTTCGCTGCTCTTACAGTTCTCATGATTTTATGGCGCTTCAATCTGAGGAG gTCGATGAGATACGAAAATATATCGCTCATCTGCATCATCGCGTCCATCGAATTAGGCACTGCGTTAATGTGCGTAGCCATGCACAATTTCTCATTAGCGTTACTGACAGCCGTCGTATATGTACCAGTTATACTGCTCATAACGCCGCATCACGAGTTCGCGTCAAG ATTCCGCAGCTTTCAGTACATCGCGTGGATTTTGCTTCATCCATTCATCGTTTCTACGATTgtcgtatatgtatatacttatATCAACTTCCCTACCGACACAATCCTGTCTCTGCTCCTCCGAGGCCACCGCGCTAATAAGCAAGCGCTCGTATTTAGTATCATGGATTCCATGATATACGGCAATTGGCTCTACAATGTTACCACCGCTGTTATGACACCGATCTGGCTGCTGTTTTGGAACGTCATGCGTTCCAACGTTGTGATGCCCATGCAATAA